The following coding sequences lie in one Bacteroides helcogenes P 36-108 genomic window:
- a CDS encoding protein-disulfide reductase DsbD family protein encodes MKKSIFSVLLLLLTMVAQAQIHEPVKFKSELKTLSAGEAEVVFSATIEKGWHVYSTDLGDGGPISATFNVDKLSGAELLGKLKPMGKEIASFDKLFEMKVRYFENTAKFVQKIKLIGGTYQIEGYLEYGACNDENCLPPTQVPFKLSGKGEGTARAGGAEIETDYQPAQQEVVVDTASVGSGTDVSGKIDSGKETDLWKPVINELKTLGETTSQEDMSWVYIFITGFVGGLLALFTPCVWPIIPMTVSFFLKRSKDKKKGIRDAWTYGASIVVIYVTLGLAITLIFGASALNALSTNAVFNILFCLMLIVFAASFFGAFEITLPSKWSTAVDSKAEATGGLLSIFLMAFTLSLVSFSCTGPIIGFLLVQVSTTGSVVAPAIGMLGFAIALALPFTLFALFPSWLKSMPKSGGWMNVIKVTLGFLELAFALKFLSVADLAYGWRILDRETFLALWIVLFALLGFYLLGKIKFPHDDDNTKVSVPRFFMAMASLAFAVYMVPGLWGAPLKAVSAFAPPMQTQDFNLYNNEVHAKFDDYDLGMEYARQHGKPVMLDFTGYGCVNCRKMELAVWTDSKVSDIINNDYVLITLYVDNKTPLPSPVKIMENGTERTLRTVGDKWSYLQRVKFGANAQPFYVLIDNEGKPLNKSYSYDEDIPKYIDFLQTGLKNYKKEK; translated from the coding sequence ATGAAGAAAAGCATTTTTTCTGTTTTACTGTTGCTTCTTACCATGGTGGCACAGGCACAAATACATGAGCCGGTTAAATTTAAGTCTGAACTGAAGACTTTATCGGCTGGTGAAGCGGAAGTGGTTTTTTCCGCAACCATTGAAAAAGGTTGGCATGTCTATTCCACGGATTTGGGTGATGGCGGTCCTATTTCAGCAACTTTTAATGTCGATAAACTTTCTGGAGCTGAACTGCTTGGTAAATTGAAACCGATGGGAAAGGAAATCGCTTCTTTTGATAAATTGTTCGAGATGAAAGTGCGCTATTTTGAGAATACTGCTAAATTTGTACAAAAAATAAAGCTGATAGGTGGTACGTATCAGATAGAGGGTTATCTGGAATATGGTGCTTGTAATGATGAAAATTGCCTACCGCCTACTCAGGTTCCGTTTAAATTATCCGGCAAGGGTGAAGGTACGGCAAGAGCAGGCGGGGCGGAAATTGAGACAGACTATCAGCCTGCCCAACAGGAAGTTGTTGTTGATACGGCATCTGTTGGCAGTGGTACAGATGTTTCCGGCAAGATTGATTCAGGAAAAGAGACGGATCTTTGGAAGCCGGTCATTAATGAGCTGAAAACTTTGGGGGAGACAACTTCTCAGGAAGATATGTCGTGGGTTTACATCTTTATTACCGGATTTGTCGGAGGATTGTTGGCGTTGTTCACTCCTTGCGTATGGCCTATCATTCCGATGACTGTCAGTTTCTTCTTGAAACGCAGTAAGGATAAGAAGAAGGGAATTCGTGACGCATGGACATACGGTGCATCCATTGTGGTAATCTATGTGACATTAGGCTTGGCAATTACTCTTATTTTCGGGGCCAGTGCATTGAATGCACTTTCCACGAACGCTGTATTCAATATCTTGTTTTGCCTGATGCTGATTGTATTTGCGGCTTCTTTCTTCGGGGCATTTGAGATTACATTGCCTTCCAAATGGAGTACGGCAGTAGATAGCAAAGCTGAAGCCACGGGGGGATTACTGAGTATATTCTTGATGGCATTTACTTTGTCGTTGGTTTCATTCTCGTGTACAGGTCCCATTATCGGTTTCCTTTTGGTGCAAGTTTCTACAACAGGAAGTGTAGTGGCTCCGGCCATCGGTATGTTGGGCTTTGCCATTGCTTTGGCATTGCCGTTCACTTTATTTGCATTGTTCCCTTCTTGGTTGAAGTCAATGCCCAAATCGGGGGGCTGGATGAATGTTATCAAGGTCACACTTGGTTTTCTGGAATTGGCGTTTGCTTTGAAGTTCCTTTCTGTTGCTGATTTGGCTTATGGCTGGCGCATACTCGATCGTGAAACATTCCTTGCTCTGTGGATTGTACTGTTTGCATTGCTCGGTTTCTATTTGTTGGGTAAAATCAAATTTCCTCACGATGATGATAATACAAAGGTCAGTGTGCCCCGTTTCTTCATGGCAATGGCTTCACTGGCATTTGCCGTTTATATGGTTCCCGGTCTGTGGGGAGCACCATTGAAGGCTGTCAGTGCTTTTGCTCCTCCTATGCAGACTCAAGATTTCAATCTATATAACAATGAGGTACACGCCAAATTCGATGATTATGATCTCGGAATGGAATATGCCCGTCAGCATGGTAAGCCCGTAATGCTGGACTTCACTGGTTACGGTTGCGTAAATTGCCGTAAAATGGAGCTTGCTGTATGGACGGACTCGAAAGTAAGTGACATTATTAATAATGATTATGTACTTATCACTCTCTATGTTGATAATAAGACTCCACTTCCCTCTCCGGTGAAAATCATGGAAAATGGTACGGAACGCACCTTGCGTACGGTAGGTGATAAGTGGAGCTATTTGCAGCGTGTTAAATTCGGGGCCAACGCACAACCTTTCTATGTGCTGATAGATAATGAAGGAAAGCCGCTTAACAAGTCTTACTCTTA
- the udk gene encoding uridine kinase, with protein sequence MLIIGIAGGTGSGKTTVVRKIIESLPNGEVVLLPQDSYYKDSSHVPVEERQNINFDHPDAFEWSLLSKHVAILREGKSIEQPTYSYLTCTRQPETIHIEPREVIIIEGILALCDKKLRSMMDLKIFVDADPDERLIRVIQRDIIERGRTAEAVMERYTRVLKPMHQQFIEPCKRYADLIIPEGGNNQVAIDILTMYIKKHLR encoded by the coding sequence ATGTTAATAATAGGAATTGCAGGTGGAACTGGATCGGGAAAGACCACCGTTGTACGTAAAATCATTGAAAGCCTCCCGAACGGCGAAGTGGTATTGTTGCCGCAAGACTCTTATTATAAAGATAGTAGCCACGTTCCCGTAGAAGAGCGACAGAACATTAATTTCGACCACCCGGATGCATTTGAGTGGAGCCTCCTCTCCAAGCATGTCGCCATATTGCGTGAAGGGAAAAGCATCGAACAACCCACCTATTCTTATCTGACTTGCACCCGCCAGCCCGAAACCATTCATATCGAACCAAGAGAAGTTATCATCATTGAAGGGATTCTTGCCTTATGCGACAAAAAACTGCGCAGCATGATGGATCTCAAAATATTCGTCGATGCAGACCCGGACGAACGGCTGATCCGCGTAATACAACGTGACATAATAGAACGCGGACGCACTGCCGAAGCAGTGATGGAGCGTTACACCCGCGTTTTGAAACCCATGCATCAGCAATTCATAGAACCTTGCAAGCGTTATGCCGACCTTATAATTCCAGAAGGTGGAAACAACCAAGTGGCAATTGATATATTAACCATGTATATCAAGAAACATTTACGATAA
- a CDS encoding BlaI/MecI/CopY family transcriptional regulator: MKLSKAEEQLMDIIWKNKKIFFKEIIDNYPEPKPASTTVATLLKRMQDKNVIGYKLFGNSRQYYPLIKKEEYFSKGLKEIIQNYFNNSSLQFASFFTQNSNMTADELEDLKNIVEQELNKKKK, translated from the coding sequence ATGAAACTATCAAAAGCAGAAGAGCAGCTAATGGATATTATCTGGAAAAATAAAAAGATTTTTTTCAAAGAGATTATCGATAATTATCCTGAACCCAAACCCGCATCAACCACTGTAGCCACTCTCTTGAAGAGAATGCAAGACAAAAATGTCATTGGCTATAAGTTATTCGGCAATTCCCGCCAATACTATCCGCTGATAAAGAAAGAGGAGTATTTCTCAAAAGGATTGAAAGAAATCATTCAAAACTATTTCAATAATTCGTCATTGCAATTTGCATCATTCTTTACTCAAAACAGTAATATGACAGCCGACGAACTTGAAGATTTAAAGAATATTGTAGAACAAGAATTAAACAAGAAAAAGAAATGA
- a CDS encoding transglycosylase SLT domain-containing protein translates to MPIVKRHFFIAIILLLCCIWGCRGGHRAEDEKTNDDLQQIKDSGELVVLTLYSSTSYFIYRGQDMGFQYELSEQFAKNMGVKLRVEVAKTVHELIEKLSAGKGDLIAYNLPITKEWKDSLIYCGEEVITHQVIVQRIDGRSKPLKDVTELIGKDIYVKPGKYYDRLTNLDEELGGGIHIHKVTDDSISVEDLIMQVSQGKIPYTVADNDVAQLNTTYYSNLNTGLSISFDQRASWAVRKDCPLLAAAADKWHKENMTSPAYTASMKRYFEISKAIPHSPILSLREGKISHYDKLFKKYAPEIGWDWRLLASLAYTESNFDTNAISWAGAKGLMQLMPATAKAMGVPAGKEQDPEESIKAAIKYIAATAKSFAQVPTEERINFILASYNSGIGHILDAMALAEKYGKNKYVWRDNVENFILLKSNEEYFTDPVCKNGYFRGIETYNFVRDITSRFEQYKKKIKG, encoded by the coding sequence ATGCCAATTGTCAAGCGTCATTTTTTTATCGCAATAATTTTGCTGCTTTGCTGCATTTGGGGATGCCGTGGAGGTCATCGTGCGGAAGATGAAAAAACCAATGATGACTTGCAACAGATAAAAGATAGTGGAGAATTGGTTGTATTAACATTATACAGTTCCACTTCTTATTTCATTTACCGAGGACAAGACATGGGATTTCAGTACGAACTGAGCGAACAGTTTGCCAAAAACATGGGCGTGAAATTGCGCGTGGAAGTTGCAAAAACGGTACATGAACTGATAGAAAAGCTATCGGCTGGTAAAGGAGATCTGATTGCTTATAACCTGCCCATTACGAAAGAATGGAAAGACAGCCTGATTTATTGCGGAGAAGAGGTCATCACCCACCAAGTAATCGTTCAGCGCATTGACGGACGCTCCAAACCCTTGAAAGATGTGACTGAACTTATAGGAAAAGACATATATGTAAAGCCCGGAAAATATTATGACCGGCTGACAAATCTGGATGAAGAATTAGGAGGTGGCATCCACATCCATAAAGTCACGGACGACAGCATCAGCGTAGAAGATTTGATAATGCAGGTATCGCAAGGCAAAATTCCCTATACCGTAGCAGACAATGATGTAGCACAACTCAATACCACTTATTATTCCAACCTGAATACCGGTTTGTCCATCAGCTTTGACCAACGCGCATCATGGGCTGTCCGTAAAGACTGCCCGCTACTGGCTGCCGCTGCCGACAAGTGGCATAAAGAAAATATGACTTCACCGGCCTACACGGCCAGCATGAAGCGATATTTCGAAATCAGCAAAGCTATTCCCCACTCACCTATCCTTTCTTTGCGTGAAGGGAAAATTTCTCACTATGACAAACTATTCAAGAAATATGCTCCGGAGATTGGCTGGGACTGGCGTTTGCTTGCCTCTCTTGCCTATACGGAATCAAACTTTGATACCAATGCCATATCGTGGGCAGGAGCCAAAGGATTGATGCAACTGATGCCTGCCACGGCAAAAGCCATGGGAGTACCAGCAGGAAAAGAGCAAGATCCGGAAGAAAGCATCAAAGCCGCCATAAAATATATAGCTGCTACTGCCAAAAGTTTCGCACAAGTGCCCACAGAAGAACGTATCAATTTTATACTGGCATCTTATAATTCAGGAATCGGACACATTCTGGATGCCATGGCTTTGGCTGAAAAATATGGAAAGAACAAATACGTATGGCGCGATAATGTAGAAAATTTCATCCTGCTGAAAAGCAATGAAGAGTATTTTACCGATCCAGTCTGTAAAAACGGTTATTTCCGTGGAATAGAAACTTATAATTTCGTGAGGGATATAACATCACGATTTGAACAATATAAAAAGAAAATTAAGGGATAA
- a CDS encoding Dabb family protein, producing MIKHIVLFKLKDNASADEKLVAMNNFKEAIEALPSKISVIRKIEVGLNINPGETWSIALYSEFDTLDDIKFYATHPDHVAAGRLIANVKENRACVDYEV from the coding sequence ATGATAAAGCACATTGTATTATTTAAGCTTAAAGACAATGCTTCTGCTGACGAAAAGTTAGTGGCAATGAATAATTTTAAGGAGGCTATTGAAGCACTTCCTTCTAAAATCTCCGTTATTCGCAAGATTGAAGTAGGACTCAACATCAATCCGGGTGAAACTTGGAGCATTGCACTTTATAGCGAGTTCGATACTTTGGATGATATAAAATTCTATGCTACTCATCCGGATCATGTAGCGGCAGGCAGGTTGATTGCCAATGTGAAGGAAAATCGTGCTTGTGTGGATTATGAAGTGTAA